The proteins below are encoded in one region of Candidatus Cloacimonadota bacterium:
- a CDS encoding PilZ domain-containing protein, protein MKNTKENRRHKRNHLICYLPVFDKVHSQKLGYIIDVSLSGVMLISDSEIAKDKIFSFDIDVSNEMADEKKISFDAKCIWCKPDIKPDSYVSGFVIQPGFTAEQKIVGKLIEECSISQYGFIDD, encoded by the coding sequence ATGAAAAATACAAAAGAAAACCGAAGACACAAAAGAAATCATCTTATTTGCTATTTGCCTGTTTTTGACAAAGTGCATTCCCAAAAATTGGGATACATTATTGATGTTTCACTTAGCGGAGTGATGCTTATAAGCGATTCGGAGATAGCAAAAGATAAAATTTTCAGTTTCGATATTGATGTCTCCAATGAAATGGCAGATGAAAAGAAAATTTCTTTTGATGCTAAATGTATCTGGTGCAAACCGGATATTAAACCGGATTCATACGTCTCGGGCTTTGTTATTCAGCCTGGTTTTACAGCAGAACAGAAAATTGTGGGGAAGTTGATTGAAGAATGTTCTATCAGTCAATATGGCTTTATAGATGATTAG